Proteins encoded by one window of Actinomycetota bacterium:
- a CDS encoding FAD-binding oxidoreductase, with translation TEIARGAAALVPALAGVPLVAAWSGVRPTSPDGRPLIGWLPGVEGFFVAGGHGGQGVTLGAGSGRLAAEILLGRPPFTDPGDFSPARFLPT, from the coding sequence CACCGAGATCGCCCGGGGAGCCGCCGCCCTGGTGCCGGCCCTGGCCGGCGTCCCCCTGGTGGCGGCGTGGTCCGGCGTGCGGCCCACCAGCCCGGACGGGAGGCCGCTCATCGGGTGGCTGCCGGGCGTCGAGGGGTTCTTCGTGGCCGGTGGCCACGGCGGGCAGGGGGTAACCCTCGGGGCGGGGAGCGGCCGGCTGGCCGCGGAGATCCTCCTCGGGAGGCCGCCGTTCACCGATCCGGGTGATTTC